The genomic stretch GCACCGTTGACCCGGCGGGAGATCGCCGACCTCCTGCCGGAAGTCCCGGACTGGTCGCTCGAAGACGGGCGGCTTACCGCCCGGTTCTCCTGCAAAGGGTTCGATGAAGCGGTGACGTTCCTCAACGAGGTCGCCGAATTTGCCGCGCGGGAGAACCATCCCCCGGACCTCGGTATCCACGCTGCGAGGTACGTGGACGTCGCCTGGTATACCTACGCCATCGGCGGACTCTCCCGGAACGACTTCGTCATGGCCGCACGGCTCTCCGAGTGGCTCCGGTGCCGGCAGGGCGCGTTCCTCTAGCCGGTGCCGAACGCCCGCATGACCCGTGCTTTGATGGCCTCTTTCGGGAGCGCGCCGACCACCCGGTCGACCAGCATGCCGTTCGCGAAGAACAGGAGCGTGGGTATCGCCGTTATACTGAAACTCGCTGCTATCGTGGGGTTTTGATCGACGTTGCACTTGCCGAAGGTCACCCTGCCGGCGAAGTCACGCGCAAGGTCCTCGACGACCGGGGCCACCATCCGGCAGGGGCCGCACCATTCCGCCCAGACGTCGACGACCAGAGCGGGGTGCTCCTGCAGGATCTTCTGGAGCGCACCATCGGCGATCTCGATGACACCGCCCGGCGTACCCGTCAGCCGTTCTTCGAGTTTCCGGAGACGTTCTTCCCGGAGACGCTGCAGTTCGTCGTCAAGCGGCCTCTCTCCTTCCATATGACGGAAGTATGCCGCTCGCTCATATTAAATGGTTAGCCCTGC from Methanoculleus chikugoensis encodes the following:
- a CDS encoding 4a-hydroxytetrahydrobiopterin dehydratase, giving the protein MDLSSEAIVPDVADTAPLTRREIADLLPEVPDWSLEDGRLTARFSCKGFDEAVTFLNEVAEFAARENHPPDLGIHAARYVDVAWYTYAIGGLSRNDFVMAARLSEWLRCRQGAFL
- the trxA gene encoding thioredoxin, whose protein sequence is MEGERPLDDELQRLREERLRKLEERLTGTPGGVIEIADGALQKILQEHPALVVDVWAEWCGPCRMVAPVVEDLARDFAGRVTFGKCNVDQNPTIAASFSITAIPTLLFFANGMLVDRVVGALPKEAIKARVMRAFGTG